Genomic DNA from Prunus persica cultivar Lovell chromosome G1, Prunus_persica_NCBIv2, whole genome shotgun sequence:
GAGCTTGTACATATTTCCCATTTCGGTCAAAGAATGAAAAGGGAAATTTGTCTGTGTCTAGCCCTCCAATGGCATTGTGTAGGACAATCATGAATTTTGTCATAGCATCTGGACCCTTGAGTCGACAGCAACTGCCGAAGACCTCTCCAACCAACATTTTTCCAAGGATTTCTCCATGGCTCCACCCAGTGAGCTTTGCCATGGCAGTGTTCCATTCCGAGCAACATGTGTTATCATCTGAAGCAAATATAGGAGGGATCAAAGGATTTGGACTATGAACGATGGCCTTGTAATCACCTTGTATTTTTATGAACTTGTCCATTACTACTTTTTGACCAGTTACGTCCTGACCAACGAAGCAAACTCCAACTATATTACTAGCGTAATCCTTGCTACAGCAAGCATTAACCACCACAAAAACAGGCTTGTTGTCGTGCTCTGGGCCAAATGTcctcatttttatttctacATTCTTATCTTCTTCTCCTGCATTGAAAATACTAATATagtaaaatattcattttttacCAAAACAGACTTGCTttcaaaataaacattaaacaTGTGTTCCAAATCatcaaaaatgaaacaaaaatgtatatataaaaataaaaataaataaaaaactgttTAGTCCCCTCTCTTGGGCATAATAAGCCATACTGGCATTAATGTCatgttcatttttaatttttaaggtAGCATTCAGAAACTTATACCTATATGGTACATCAACACTCATGTTCTGTCCATGTTCCATTGCTACAAAGCAATCACCTAATTGATCATTTAATAGTCACGCAAGAGAATAAGAAATGCATATAATAATACAACACAATACAAGCAATAACTACAATATGAGAACTGCATATTTACAGTAAAATTTAATCAAATAGAAGGTACCTAGGCATCACAATGAAACCGTCTCAGTGAACTTCACAACTTGAAGTAAGTCAACTTTCAATAAGACAAATATAGcgaatttatttctttattttggtttgaaatGATTATATGGCCAAGGTTAGCTTTGTGGTTTTACTTGAAATTGAGAATGAGCTGGAAACAATGTCAATAAGACCCCATTAATAAACTTCTCGAATTAAGTAGAAATAAAGACATTAGGTCTAGAAAGACTACCTCTTAAAGCGCGGAAAAGAAGTCTGCCAACAATTTCTTCAGATTCTTTGTAAACAAGATCATGAACCAAGGACTTCCCGGTAGCTTCCTCGACTGAGAGACCTGTCAACTCTGCAACCTTTGCATTCCACCCATTTATACATCCATCAACATCTACAGCAAATATGGGAGCAGTTGCAGTCTCTATCAATCTAACCATTTCTCTTGCTACCGAGCTGAGCTCATTGATCCCTTGAAACTCCAGATCACCAAGCTGGGCCTGCGTAACAGCTTTTGAATTGTTTGTCTCTGCATCCTTAAATGAGTCTCTCAAAATAATCTGCAAAGAGTGTATTGCATCCATTTCTGCGTTCTCCCACGGCAAACTACGGCTTTTAACCACTTCCAAAAATGCCTTGAATGAAGAGCGTGGATGCATCCTCTGTCCATCATCCTTGTCCTCTGGATGATGCTTTGCTCCACCCCATTTGATCTCTTTTCCAGTGTGGGATCGGAACCAGAACAGAAAATCCCTCTTAGTTATATAAGCAGCAGCCATCCCACAAACAGCATCGCCCAGAGAGGCAGCTCCAGGGTACCCAGCATCACCCAAACTATCTGTGCTTAAACCTGTTGAACTTCCATGGAAAGCCAACAGCCACTCCACAATGTCCTTTATCTGCGCTTCAGTCGGGGTCACGCCTAGTGGGTAGTACTTCCCTTGGTAGTATAGTGCAGCCCCGTCACACTTCACAAGGTCCATAATACTAGGACTTTGAGTAACAATGCCAGCTGGGGTGTCACGAAGAAGCATATCACACAAGAGAGTCTGGGTCCTCAAAACATGTTTCTCAGACAATTGTGAAGCCAACTGCAATTCCATATTCAACTGAAGCCCAAAGGCCTGCATTAGGAACTCACAAGCATACCGAAGGGGAAACGGAATGCACCGAGCAGAGGTATGGTGGCAAACAACCAGGCCCCATAGTCTCATTGAGTTCCTCCCGCCAACAGCTTCCTCATCATTTCCATTGATGATGACTGCCAAAGCTAGCGAGGCAATGGAGCCCATATTAGCCATATACTGGGAGTGACAACCATGAGGGGCACGAAGTGTGGATCCAACCAAGCACAGAGGCTGCATCAGCCCTTCATCCTGAATTACATGGACCGGCGTGGCATGACAGTCTACTATCATTCTGACCCGGTTCTGCTTGAACAAAAACCTCGACGCCTGAGGTATATCCGTGGCAGGATAGTGCAGCCCAAGATATGGCTCTAAGTCAGGCCTCTTGCTCTCAGCCACAACCTCACCATGCTCATCATCATGAAACTTATACACCATAACTCTATCATAACCAGTAAGCTCCCTTACACTCTCAACCGCAGTTTCACACAAAATCTTAATGTCCCCACCAGGCAGTGACTGCAGCTGTGAAATTGCCCTCACTGCCAATTTCTGAGACTGAACCGCGCCGGCTATAGACAGCGCAGGGTCCTCTGTTCTAGCAGGCTCCAAATCAATCACAACCCCAACATCAATCCGATGCAGAATTGCGTAAAAGGGCTTTCCAGAAATCTTGGAGTGGATCCAAATTGGGTTCAAAAGTGTAATCTCCCGAGCCCCAAATGCTTTCTCGAGCAAAACTGCGCTGGAGGGCGTGAAGAGTGTACGGACATCAGTCCCAATTGTGAGGATCTCAGGTTTTTCGAGGATCGGAACTGACTGCGGCGTTAGGTCGAGCAGGTCTCGGGCGTTTTCGCTGTACGCAATGACCCCAAAGGTGGCTTCGTCCACAGCCATCATGCACCCAAAGGGTTGAATATGGCCACCCCTTTGAATTCTGGACAGGTAGGCTGTAATCTGCTGCTCCGGGACTGAGTCTTTGGTGGTCCTCATGCTCTGTGAGTAGTCGAAGGACTTACCAGACTCGCCTGACTGCTCAAACACGGCGTGCAGCCGAGCATCGACGGTGTACTGAGCAATGGCTTTGCTTACAGACTCTGTATTGTTGTGAGCTTTGGCATGGCCTGTGCCCGACGACTGAGCACCTGAAGCCATTTGCTGACTTGGGTCTTCCTCTGTTTGACACAATTCtcactgggttttttttttttccggttaaATTTGCAGCGAGTGAGAAAAAGAGGCTAATAAAAGCCGAAAACCCATTTGGCCATAAAAATTTGAGGTCGATCAGAAAATGGGTTGCAGTGAAGCTTGTGACTTGTTGGAGGTGGAGGCTGGTTTTCAGTTGTTTATGTGGTTTAATTGTGAGATGCGTAGTGGGCGAGAGAGGGAAGCAGCGCTGCTTTGGTTtgatcttttttgttttgctgtgCTCTGAGAGAACTGAGAAATGAGAATGACacttctctcactctctctctttttctcatttgtttttttgtttgtctgatttatctctttttttctgGCCGTTTCttggattttcattttcattttctttgggGGGTTTTACTTGTGGGCATGGACAGAGCTACGGTGGTGGTGAGAATATAATGGAGGCCATCCGATTGGTGGTCGTATGCGTTTGGGGAATTGGGCCAATGACAATAATTCTGATGCTGTagattttgttttcctattGCACACAGTTTACATATATTCTTTATAATATTTCTGTAAGTCGACgtatttaaatattcttgCAACTGACCGTCAAGTCCGCATCCTTTctccaaaaatataatataataagaaatcaaaaaggaagaaaccaTTGTCCTTTCTAATTCTAGCTTAAGAAAgtcgtttctttttctttcttttgcttgTATTGATATTCCCAAAGTGGATAAATTCATACCTGCTGAAACATTTATAGATTGTGCTACAAATGCTATAATTGAGTTGGTTTGAGGTGTAAAAATGAGATACAAGTATGTCtactttttttgggtcaagaaGTGGAAAGTACAAAACCCCATGGTCAATCCTTGGTTTTGGTTAGCTCAAGTTACTCGATGATATGGCAAGATTCGCTAAGCACTAGTTTCAAAACCCCAATTAGTGCTTAAATCTCCCAAGTTATAGTTCATTATTGCCCAGTAGAAGTTAACCAAAACATTAGCCTCTGTTATAATACAGACCGGCACACAAAATATGGACCAAAGAAAccgaataaaaagaaaacggTATGCATGCGacaaatttctatttattcattgaccttcttcttttttggtggAGAGGACAGAACATACCCAAGAGAATACCCACTTTACTCTATTTTCTCCTAAAACCCAGAAAGTGAAACCAAGAAATTTTATAGGAAAACATAACTTTGTTTAGTAAACTGATCGAGGGTTGTCCCTTTATGAACTTTGGATACAACTTACAAATGAAGATACTCAACTCCAGCATTAGCAATACAAACACTATTCTAACAACTGAACAATCATTCCAAGCGAATCTGCAGACTCAAGGACCTTGAAGACAACAATGCTCGTCAAAAGCAGGTAAGTCGGCTTTGCACCTGCTATCTGAGAGCCTTTCACTTGGTGTAAAGAACATCCTCCCATGGGTGGCGGTATAGGGGCTGCTTCAATCTCTTCTGGTCAAAAGTGTGCCTGAGATGAAGGGCAGGGAGTAATCAGTCAggtaaaaggatattttacAGAAATTCTAAGGACTACATCATATATAAAGCAGAAAATGATGTCCTCTCTCCTATGTTTATCTGACCCACCACGGAACCTCATTGTCATCAAGGACAATCGTTCGTTTCGTATTACTCTCAATGACAAAGCTAAGGTATATAAACCCAACAAATAGGAATTGACTACTTGAGTTATTAATAAGTCCTATCTGTATCAGCCACAACAGGACCGTAGGACCACCTAATCTGTTTAGCGACCTTTTAAGTCCAAATACATTTTCCTTTGGTGTAAAGAAGCTATGTGCCTATGTAGAATCAATTCTTCATGTGTCTATATCCAGAATTTGAGTCTACGCAgccaatgaaatttttttagtacTCACCCAATCAAACCGATAGAACGTGCCAGCACAAATAGCCCATTCAGATAGCCAATATCAACAATCTCATCAATCTCTTGCTTGCTGAACATTCCACTGCCTGCAAGAAGATCCAAGAACAGGGTTCCAATAGCACCATCGACATTAAGGACCAGGTTGTTTGCCTTCGAGAGGGTGTAGGTTTCAACTTGTACGGCATATTCCATATACTTGACAGAAGGGAAATGTGTGCGCGCGAACGCTTGTAGGAGCTCTACTCTCTTATCTCTGTTGTCCCCTCTCTTGATCCTTTTCCACAGCAAAGAAACAAGAACTTCCAACAATAAGATTTCTTATGCAACTACTAAATGCATTAAAGATTGAAACCCCAAGTTTATACTATTGCATAATATTGAAAACTCTCAATACCTGTGCCCAATCCCTGGCACACGAAtgcctttctttttcatactcTCGACAAATTCATAAGGTGTAAGATTCTGATGAAACACAGCAGAGGGATAGCTTGTTAGAGTTAAAACATTATTTTAACGTTTAAGCGTTGAGTTATTACACACAAAATGTCCAATAAAGCTCACCCTGTCATATGCATCCTTGAAGTATCGGGCAGCATCATCAACGGCACCACCAAATCGGGGACCAATTGTGAGCAAACCTGTTTCAAAGGCTCAATATAATTATTCCATAACCAAATCATCTCTGAGAAGCCCAGTCCTCAAAGTAGAAAATTTTATGACAAAGTATAGAACATTCAGTGGTAAAATATCTACCTGAGACAAGGCTGGAAACAAGGTCCTTGCCAGCCCTAGCAGTTACTATTGTGTTGTGAGCTCCAGAGACGCAAGgaccatggtcagcacataaCATGATGCATATCTGAAATGAATGTCATATGTATTAGTGAAAGAGGCTAGAATACACAATTTTGCTCCTAGAGCAATCACAGCTAGATTTTTAGTAAACAAAAGTTAAACAGAAGGGTGAAGAAGTATGAATAAGCAGCTCCATAGTAATCAAGAATCTACCTCAATAAACTGAGTACAATAACGGGGAAGGCTGCGCTTGAACCACAAAAGAGAGATAACATCACCCACACCGTAACCCTGCTCAACAATGGAGGACATAGGTACACCAGCATAGCATGGTTCCTCACCTGCAAAGTGGATTAAAAGAAGTCAATGAAACTGATGTCTAAATATCAAACATGTGAGTAATATATAGGAATGTCGTTGGATTTAATACATACCTctatcatcagagattgtggATATAATATGAGTTGGAGCCCGAACTTTTCCACTCTTAATTGCAGAGTTAAGATCTTCAGGTATTTGTGGAGGCTTAAATTCCTTCACTGGTGTAATCTTCCCTTGTTCAACCTGTGGAAATCAATCAAATATGTAAGCTTAGACAGCAATGGACACTAATGGAATTAGAGAACTTTTCAAGCAATCCTTGTGGTGGTTATCCTCAAGGTATGCTGTAAATTACCAGTTTTTCAAAGGTTTCCTTTATAGCAGTTTCTAAAGCTTCATATGAAGTGGGAACAACAGCTCCAGCATCCCTCAAGGCTTGATTCTTTGCTTGTGCAGACTCCAACTCACCACCACTTTTTGCGCCCTGATTTAAACAATGTGAAGGAAGATTTAGAATTTTTAACCCTTTTACTTTCTTGGGAAGAGATTAGTCAAGAGCAACTGAGATGACAACTTACAGCATGACCAAATTGTACTTCGGATTTGAAAAGCCTTGCGCAAGTTCCACTAACCCAAGCAACAACTGGTTTGGAAACTTTCCCCTGTTTCAAAGCTTCAACTAGAGAATACTCATCTCTCCCACCAAGTTCCCCAAGTACAACAATAAGTTTAACCTGCATTAGATCAAAAAATCAGATTGCAAATTTCAGGATGCTGATGCCCCCaaacaaaatgcaaaaatgGACAGGCCCTGAAGAGAAGTAAATGAAAGCAAAATTTACCTGGGGGATATTGTTAAACCGCAGAACATGGTCAGAAAGAGTAGAACCTGGGAACACATCTCCTCCAATAGCAATACCTAAAGAGTTTCAAGAACATACCCAAATTTTACAACCTTGCTCAAA
This window encodes:
- the LOC18788475 gene encoding phytochrome B is translated as MASGAQSSGTGHAKAHNNTESVSKAIAQYTVDARLHAVFEQSGESGKSFDYSQSMRTTKDSVPEQQITAYLSRIQRGGHIQPFGCMMAVDEATFGVIAYSENARDLLDLTPQSVPILEKPEILTIGTDVRTLFTPSSAVLLEKAFGAREITLLNPIWIHSKISGKPFYAILHRIDVGVVIDLEPARTEDPALSIAGAVQSQKLAVRAISQLQSLPGGDIKILCETAVESVRELTGYDRVMVYKFHDDEHGEVVAESKRPDLEPYLGLHYPATDIPQASRFLFKQNRVRMIVDCHATPVHVIQDEGLMQPLCLVGSTLRAPHGCHSQYMANMGSIASLALAVIINGNDEEAVGGRNSMRLWGLVVCHHTSARCIPFPLRYACEFLMQAFGLQLNMELQLASQLSEKHVLRTQTLLCDMLLRDTPAGIVTQSPSIMDLVKCDGAALYYQGKYYPLGVTPTEAQIKDIVEWLLAFHGSSTGLSTDSLGDAGYPGAASLGDAVCGMAAAYITKRDFLFWFRSHTGKEIKWGGAKHHPEDKDDGQRMHPRSSFKAFLEVVKSRSLPWENAEMDAIHSLQIILRDSFKDAETNNSKAVTQAQLGDLEFQGINELSSVAREMVRLIETATAPIFAVDVDGCINGWNAKVAELTGLSVEEATGKSLVHDLVYKESEEIVGRLLFRALRGEEDKNVEIKMRTFGPEHDNKPVFVVVNACCSKDYASNIVGVCFVGQDVTGQKVVMDKFIKIQGDYKAIVHSPNPLIPPIFASDDNTCCSEWNTAMAKLTGWSHGEILGKMLVGEVFGSCCRLKGPDAMTKFMIVLHNAIGGLDTDKFPFSFFDRNGKYVQALLTANKRVNAEGQVIGAFCFLQIASSELQQALKVQRQQENECFSRMKELAYICQEIKYPLSGIRFTNSLLETTDLTEDQKQFLETSAACEKQILKIIKDVDLDSIEDGSLELEKSEFFLGSVINAVVSQVMLLLRERDLQLIRDIPEEIKTLAVCGDQVRIQQVLADFLLNMVRYAPSPEGWVEIHVLPSLKKVPDGVTLVRTEFRLVCPGDGLPPQLVQDMFHSSQWMTQEGLGLSMCRKILKLMNGEVQYIRESERCYFLIILEFPMPRSTKSID
- the LOC18793697 gene encoding ATP-citrate synthase beta chain protein 2; its protein translation is MATGQLFSRTTQALFYNYKQLPIQRMLDFDFLCGRETPSVAGIINPGAEGFQKLFFGQEEIAIPVHSTIEASCAAHPTADVFINFASFRSAAASSMAALKQPTIRVVAIIAEGVPESDAKQLIAYARANNKVVIGPATVGGIQAGAFKIGDTAGTIDNIIHCKLYRPGSVGFVSKSGGMSNELYNTVARVTDGLFEGIAIGGDVFPGSTLSDHVLRFNNIPQVKLIVVLGELGGRDEYSLVEALKQGKVSKPVVAWVSGTCARLFKSEVQFGHAGAKSGGELESAQAKNQALRDAGAVVPTSYEALETAIKETFEKLVEQGKITPVKEFKPPQIPEDLNSAIKSGKVRAPTHIISTISDDRGEEPCYAGVPMSSIVEQGYGVGDVISLLWFKRSLPRYCTQFIEICIMLCADHGPCVSGAHNTIVTARAGKDLVSSLVSGLLTIGPRFGGAVDDAARYFKDAYDRNLTPYEFVESMKKKGIRVPGIGHRIKRGDNRDKRVELLQAFARTHFPSVKYMEYAVQVETYTLSKANNLVLNVDGAIGTLFLDLLAGSGMFSKQEIDEIVDIGYLNGLFVLARSIGLIGHTFDQKRLKQPLYRHPWEDVLYTK